The Anopheles coluzzii chromosome 2, AcolN3, whole genome shotgun sequence genome window below encodes:
- the LOC120947403 gene encoding vacuolar ATPase assembly integral membrane protein VMA21 homolog, which translates to MSKSKQNRNTISKAEQRAEYRTFKTVFLYCILIIALPVLTFFTSKHWIFDQLLQLSSVSSNIYSAVSAVVALHGALFLFIYKAYFAVSNESVDGRGDKVAQKED; encoded by the exons ATGTCCAAGTCCAAGCAGAACAGAAACACCATCTCGAAAGCG GAGCAGCGCGCCGAATATCGTACGTTCAAGACCGTATTCCTGTACTGCATCTTGATTATAGCGCTTCCCGTGCTGACCTTTTTCACGTCAAAACATTGGATTTTTGATCAGCTACTCCAGCTATCCAGTGTATCGAGCAACATCTATTCAGCGGTGAGCGCTGTGGTTGCGCTGCACGGTGCATTGTTTCTTTTCATATACAAGGCGTACTTTGCGGTCAGCAACGAGTCTGTCGACGGTCGCGGGGACAAAGTTGCCCAGAAAGAAGATTAA